From one Eptesicus fuscus isolate TK198812 chromosome 3, DD_ASM_mEF_20220401, whole genome shotgun sequence genomic stretch:
- the LOC129148551 gene encoding arylacetamide deacetylase-like, which yields MGRKTVLLLLVGIFMAYYVYTPLPDNIEEPWKLTGFNLILKTISDIEEKWRRNRALVGELLGINHFMNTLMFLMSFQDVPPTSDETVTVMDTTFSNVPVRVYIPKRKSEALRRGLFYIHGGGWCLGSAAYYSYDILSRRTANRLDAVVISTNYRLAPKYHFPNQFEDVYNVLKWFLCQDILKGYGVDPKRIGISGDSAGGNLAAAVTQQIIDDPDVKIKLKIQSLIYPALQTLDMDLPSIRENSHFPVLPKSLMVRVWSEYFTTDRSLEKAMLINQHVPVESSYLFRFVNWSSLLPEKFKKGHFYSGPTHGPSELARKYSGFLDVRAAPLLADDNKLHSLPLTYVITCQYDVLRDEGIMYVTRLRNAGVRVTHNHIEDGFHGIITFPEFKIGHRVENQYLSWLSENL from the exons ATGGGAAGAAAGACTGTTTTGCTCCTATTGGTGGGCATTTTCATGGCATATTATGTTTATACACCTCTCCCAGATAACATTGAGGAGCCATGGAAACTAACTGGGTTTAACCTCATATTAAAAACTATATCAGATATAGaggaaaaatggcgacggaataga gcCCTGGTTGGTGAACTCCTGGGAATCAACCATTTCATGAACACTCTAATGTTTCTCATGAGCTTTCAAGATGTCCCACCCACATCTGATGAAACTGTCACTGTGATGGACACCACTTTCAGCAATGTTCCTGTCCGTGTATATATACCAAAGCGCAAGTCAGAGGCGCTAAGAAGGGGCTTATTTTACATTCACGGTGGTGGTTGGTGTTTGGGAAGTGCTG cTTATTATTCTTATGATATATTGTCAAGACGAACAGCTAATAGACTTGATGCTGTTGTCATTTCAACCAA CTATAGACTAGCACCTAAATACCACTTTCCAAATCAATTTGAAGATGTGTATAATGTATTAAAGTGGTTCTTATGCCAAGATATTCTTAAAGGCTATGGTGTAGATCCCAAAAGAATTGGTATTTCTGGAGACAGTGCTGGAGGAAATTTAGCTGCAGCAGTGACTCAACAG aTCATAGATGATCCAGATGTCAAGATCAAACTCAAGATCCAGTCTTTAATTTATCCTGCCCTTCAGACTCTGGATATGGATTTACCATCTATACGGGAAAACTCACATTTTCCAGTTCTGCCCAAATCACTTATGGTCAGGGTTTGGAGTGAATACTTTACCACAGACAGATCACTTGAAAAAGCCATGTTGATCAATCAACATGTACCAGTGGAATCAAGCTACCTCTTCAGGTTTGTTAATTGGAGTTCTTTGCTCCCAGAGAAGTTTAAGAAAGGGCATTTTTATAGCGGTCCAACTCATGGTCCTTCTGAGCTAGCTAGAAAGTATTCAGGGTTTCTAGATGTGAGGGCAGCCCCCTTGTTAGCTGATGACAACAAGTTGCATAGCTTACCCTTGACCTATGTAATCACCTGTCAATATGATGTCTTAAGAGATGAGGGAATCATGTACGTCACCCGACTTCGGAATGCTGGAGTGAGGGTGACCCATAACCACATTGAGGATGGATTCCATGGAATAATTACCTTTCCTGAATTTAAAAT